Proteins co-encoded in one Nitrospiraceae bacterium genomic window:
- the ilvC gene encoding ketol-acid reductoisomerase, whose amino-acid sequence MVKIYYDKDAKASILKSKKIAVVGYGSQGHAHANNLKESGMDVIVAETKGANWDKAKNAGFTVLSASEAAKQADLIMILVPDEYAADIYKTEIAPNIKKGTYVGFAHGFNIHFGQIVPPQDVNVLMVAPKGPGHLVRSEYTNGSGVPCLIAVYQDPSKDTKDIALAYASAIGGGRAGIIETTFKEETETDLFGEQVVLCGGLTSLIQAGYETLVEAGYSPEMAYFECLHEVKLIVDLIYEGGISTMRYSISNTAQYGDLVVGPRIITEETKKEMKKVLSEIQNGQFAREWLLECKANKPVFNALTKKGEQHPIEEVGARLRAMMPWLKKGRLVDKSKA is encoded by the coding sequence ATGGTTAAGATTTATTATGATAAAGATGCAAAAGCAAGCATCCTTAAAAGCAAGAAGATTGCAGTCGTAGGTTATGGAAGTCAGGGGCATGCTCATGCCAACAATCTGAAGGAAAGCGGCATGGATGTTATCGTGGCAGAAACAAAAGGCGCAAACTGGGATAAGGCTAAAAATGCCGGATTCACAGTATTATCAGCGTCAGAAGCTGCTAAACAGGCAGATCTGATAATGATACTCGTTCCTGATGAATATGCAGCTGACATTTACAAGACTGAGATAGCGCCTAACATAAAAAAGGGGACATATGTAGGTTTTGCACATGGATTTAACATACACTTTGGCCAGATTGTTCCTCCACAGGATGTTAATGTACTAATGGTCGCACCAAAAGGACCCGGACATCTTGTCCGCTCAGAATACACTAACGGAAGCGGTGTTCCATGCCTGATTGCTGTTTATCAGGATCCTTCAAAAGATACAAAGGATATTGCACTTGCCTATGCTTCTGCAATAGGCGGTGGAAGAGCAGGAATCATCGAGACAACATTCAAAGAAGAAACAGAGACTGATTTGTTTGGCGAGCAGGTTGTGCTCTGTGGAGGACTTACCTCGCTCATTCAGGCAGGATATGAGACGCTTGTTGAAGCAGGTTATTCACCAGAGATGGCTTATTTTGAGTGTCTGCATGAGGTAAAGCTCATCGTTGACCTTATATATGAGGGGGGAATCTCGACAATGAGATACTCAATAAGCAATACAGCCCAGTACGGAGACCTTGTAGTTGGACCAAGAATAATCACCGAAGAAACAAAGAAAGAGATGAAAAAGGTGCTCTCTGAAATACAGAACGGTCAATTTGCAAGAGAATGGCTGCTTGAATGCAAAGCAAACAAGCCTGTGTTCAATGCACTCACTAAAAAAGGCGAGCAGCATCCTATAGAAGAAGTTGGAGCAAGACTGAGGGCAATGATGCCTTGGCTCAAAAAAGGCAGACTCGTAGATAAATCAAAGGCATAA
- a CDS encoding YicC family protein, producing MTGFGASEKDGFRIEIRSLNHRFTDISMRLMPWLSEHEIPLRNLLKERFSRGKFDATVTLKDYSKLKLKVNTALAKEIYDNLNFMKTDLAISEEIGINAMLAYKEFLISEEPEYNISSLYDAFNQAMDQLEKMRRNEGRTIQEDIVKRIDHLESLNKQLMELSPEAENKFKIKINERIKEFLDEIQTDKDRITHEIVVLAEKIDITEEIIRIDNHLKQFRKILSNGDTIGKRLDFLLQELNRESNTVGSKTDDYKISSFVIEMKSEIEKIREQAQNIQ from the coding sequence ATGACAGGATTTGGTGCTTCGGAAAAAGACGGTTTCAGGATAGAGATACGCTCTCTTAATCACAGGTTTACAGATATCTCTATGAGGCTTATGCCATGGCTTAGCGAGCATGAGATACCTTTGAGGAATCTTCTCAAAGAGAGATTTTCAAGAGGGAAGTTTGATGCAACAGTAACATTAAAGGATTATTCAAAACTTAAGCTCAAGGTGAATACAGCTCTGGCAAAAGAGATATATGACAACCTCAATTTCATGAAAACTGACTTAGCAATTTCTGAAGAAATAGGGATTAATGCAATGCTTGCTTATAAAGAGTTTTTGATTTCAGAAGAGCCTGAATATAACATCTCATCTCTTTACGATGCTTTCAACCAGGCAATGGATCAGCTCGAAAAAATGAGAAGAAACGAAGGCAGGACTATACAGGAAGATATTGTCAAGAGGATTGATCACCTTGAATCTTTGAATAAACAATTAATGGAGCTGAGCCCTGAAGCTGAAAATAAATTCAAGATTAAGATCAATGAAAGGATAAAAGAATTTCTTGATGAGATCCAGACTGATAAAGACAGAATCACACACGAGATTGTTGTTCTGGCAGAGAAAATAGATATTACAGAGGAGATAATAAGAATAGATAATCACCTTAAGCAGTTCAGGAAAATTCTTTCCAATGGTGATACAATAGGCAAAAGGCTAGACTTCCTGTTGCAAGAGCTTAACAGGGAATCCAATACAGTTGGTTCAAAAACAGACGACTATAAAATCTCATCTTTTGTTATTGAGATGAAGAGCGAGATAGAAAAAATCAGAGAACAGGCACAGAACATTCAGTGA
- a CDS encoding DUF370 domain-containing protein — protein sequence MSSVLVNIGFGNVVSVSKVVAIVTPGSAPMKRLKDEAKKQGRLVDATEGRRTRAIIVTDSNHIILSALQVETITQRFSNGKVTADEEEE from the coding sequence ATAAGCTCGGTGTTGGTCAATATAGGATTCGGCAATGTAGTTTCTGTTTCAAAAGTTGTTGCTATAGTAACACCCGGTTCAGCGCCAATGAAAAGACTCAAGGATGAGGCAAAAAAACAGGGAAGGCTTGTTGATGCAACAGAAGGAAGAAGAACTCGCGCAATAATAGTCACTGACAGCAATCATATAATTCTAAGCGCTTTACAGGTTGAGACCATAACTCAGAGATTTTCAAATGGTAAGGTAACTGCGGATGAAGAGGAAGAATAG
- the gmk gene encoding guanylate kinase: MKRKNRGSLFIVSAPSGAGKTTLCNEISAILPNIQHSVSYTTRQKRKTEVNNRDYTFIKEDAFLKMAKKGGFLEWARVHGNLYGTSKKRLESMLNSGINVVLDIDTQGAKQMKKKYSEGIYIFILPPSMKILKERLKKRMANSDEEIKKRLRRAVGEIKDYKMYDYVIINDIFESALDKLIGIILIEGLRTKNINQEWIKKHFLK; this comes from the coding sequence ATGAAGAGGAAGAATAGGGGAAGTCTTTTCATCGTATCCGCACCATCAGGCGCAGGAAAAACAACACTCTGCAATGAGATAAGTGCAATCCTGCCGAATATCCAGCATTCAGTTTCATACACTACGAGACAAAAGAGAAAAACAGAAGTTAATAACAGAGATTATACATTCATAAAAGAAGATGCATTCCTTAAGATGGCAAAAAAAGGTGGATTTTTGGAATGGGCGAGAGTTCACGGCAATTTGTACGGCACATCCAAAAAGAGACTGGAGTCAATGCTTAACAGCGGAATTAATGTAGTGCTTGATATTGATACCCAGGGCGCAAAACAGATGAAAAAGAAATATTCTGAAGGCATATATATATTTATTCTCCCTCCATCAATGAAAATTCTCAAAGAGCGTCTCAAAAAAAGAATGGCAAATTCTGATGAAGAGATTAAAAAAAGGCTGAGAAGGGCTGTTGGAGAGATTAAGGACTATAAAATGTATGATTATGTTATAATTAACGACATATTTGAGAGCGCCCTTGATAAACTTATAGGGATTATTTTAATTGAAGGGCTTCGTACAAAGAATATCAATCAAGAATGGATAAAAAAACATTTTTTGAAATAA
- the rpoZ gene encoding DNA-directed RNA polymerase subunit omega, producing the protein MDIISLPVEIDEKKIDGRYRLVMVASQRAKELAAGGKPKVQTKSKKITTIAIEEAVKDKLEFVVGEEARKAREEAKKFDYRKLLEEKRKEATPEELTELEKDLKVYLHERESIDKKALEELFGERQDEVAEE; encoded by the coding sequence ATGGATATAATTTCACTGCCGGTTGAGATCGATGAAAAAAAGATCGATGGAAGATATAGGCTTGTAATGGTTGCTTCGCAGAGAGCAAAAGAGCTTGCCGCAGGAGGCAAGCCAAAAGTACAGACCAAGTCTAAAAAAATCACGACAATTGCAATTGAGGAAGCTGTTAAAGACAAACTTGAATTTGTGGTTGGTGAAGAGGCAAGGAAGGCCAGGGAAGAGGCTAAAAAGTTTGATTACAGGAAGCTTTTAGAGGAAAAGAGAAAAGAAGCTACCCCTGAAGAACTAACAGAGCTAGAGAAAGACTTGAAGGTCTATCTCCATGAGAGAGAGAGTATAGACAAAAAAGCGCTTGAAGAGCTTTTTGGTGAAAGACAAGAC